A genomic region of Lodderomyces elongisporus chromosome 5, complete sequence contains the following coding sequences:
- the FMT1 gene encoding Methionyl-tRNA formyltransferase (BUSCO:EOG092631ML): MRLNTNRRWLSLLIVPQTRRLHTQIKANANANAKSKFKLDPLRIAFFGSDHFSTESLRQIKSLHDQDSSLIDNIKLITRSLKPTGRYMKSVSELPVGVFAKENQIDILRADTQEDIINFLQSNSFNLVIAVSYGKLIPAEFIAKCKYGGLNVHPSFLPKYSGSSPLQYALLNDDQETGVTVQTLHPTKFDHGNIVAKSHAVPILENDNYDSLAKKLGRIGGELLVSVIKDASFVNPKSILEFGEQKRTLAPKISKNESQVLWSESSSRHIKRQFDALGPLFTFLNVKIKRKKQTIEEKQRAILYNVTELKMDPAVVAKQHNLTKPGDFTLVKDGLCIKANTGFILAKGIKMQARAEMTPETFIGSYHKYAGNVPQQFISTLEENK, from the coding sequence ATGAGACTAAATACCAATAGAAGATGGCTACTGCTACTAATTGTACCTCAAACGAGACGACTCCATACTCAAATCAAAGCCAATGCCAATGCCAATGCCAAAAGCAAATTCAAACTTGATCCACTTCGAATTGCATTCTTTGGCAGCGACCATTTTAGCACCGAAAGTTTGCGTCAGATAAAAAGTCTACATGATCAGGATAGCTCCTTGATTGACAACATCAAACTAATCACCAGACTGCTTAAACCAACGGGTAGGTATATGAAATCAGTTAGCGAATTGCCCGTTGGCgtatttgcaaaagaaaaccaaattGATATTCTTCGAGCGGATACGCAAGAAGATATAATAAACTTTTTACAACTGAATTCGTTCAATTTAGTCATTGCCGTGTCTTATGGAAAACTTATACCAGCAGAATTTATTGCAAAGTGCAAATATGGAGGGCTCAACGTACATCCTTCCTTCTTGCCCAAGTATTCAGGCTCGTCCCCCTTACAATACGCGTTGCTCAATGATGACCAAGAGACTGGTGTCACGGTCCAAACTTTACATCCTACAAAATTCGATCATGGTAATATCGTTGCCAAATCCCATGCGGTACCGATTCTTGAAAACGATAATTATGATAGTCTAGCTAAAAAGCTTGGAAGGATTGGAGGCGAACTTTTGGTTTCAGTGATCAAAGATGCATCGTTTGTAAACCCAAAGTCAATCTTAGAATTTGGAGAGCAAAAACGAACTCTTGCACCTaaaatttccaaaaacGAAAGTCAAGTTCTTTGGTCCGAAAGCTCATCGCGACATATCAAAAGACAGTTTGACGCGTTGGGTCctcttttcacttttctaaatgtaaagattaaaaggaaaaagcaAACTATCGAGGAGAAACAGCGTGCTATATTGTACAATGTCAcagaattgaaaatggaTCCTGCGGTTGTTGCTAAACAGCACAATTTAACCAAACCTGGCGATTTTACGCTTGTTAAAGATGGTTTGTGTATCAAAGCCAATACCGGATTTATTTTGGCCAAGGGGATCAAAATGCAAGCAAGGGCAGAAATGACCCCCGAAACATTCATAGGTTCGTATCACAAATATGCAGGAAATGTGCCTCAACAATTCATCAGCACTTTGGAagagaataaataa
- the VPS13 gene encoding Vacuolar protein sorting-associated protein 13 (BUSCO:EOG09260075) — translation MFESLVANLLNRFLGSYLENFDPKQLNIGIWGGDVKLTDLRLKKESLDKFKLPIDVKFGHLGVLTLQIPWSNLKGKPVQIVIEDLYLLASPIVLSDYNEEEEQKRQQAVKESKLKEVEEILEAKSEDLGKDLANETFAESLVTKIIDNLQVTIKNIHIRYEDESVLTEQPYTFGASLKELSAVSTNEDWEPSFISITQAFTRKLLKLNSLSLYMDTQTPELFSHSSREQILNDFKSLEPSEEYLLKPVTGSGKVTIHKSGTTNTVPHIESHLAFEEFGVELNSKQYNDILSTASQFQWITKTAKFRKFRPKTSPSEDPKEWFRYAAKCVLNEIHEKNYKWSWDYIKKRRDQRISYIKLWKLKLLRTISESDLKELKQLEWDLPLADIKLYRALARTELRKENKTARLYDTETSKKEEQSKGWFGGWWGGGANRNNNNNNNNNSSYRGNQETEKEKEQTYNADGEHTDLSLTEDQKKALYDTIDYDENATTATIELPDNYVTMKVNASLKKGGFVLKESNGANLAEVIFEGCSTQYLQRPNSFVAGFQMQEFRIEDGTNMSIYKHVVSVKEATGDDTNATKTPFFQVMFEQNPLDHKADSSLSAQLKSMTIFYSPKFVEKVISFFSPPTTHFDTVGAIMNAAEESIESITANTRMGLEYAIDEHKTINLMMDLQAPLLIMPLDPASFKSPVAILDAGHVSIVSNFAERSKIQEYKDKSSYTAADWKEVGNLLYDRFDLHLSDIEFYVGHTIKSTMEQLYATEDARPARVLTNLNLNLGLGVSILPDALNLAKFKLEGNIPKLAVNLNDFQYKTLMQIVDKAIPQSVASDADKESVFKAYGGEQDEKEFEFEKIHNGNNRKDVTTNADQKVFESNLSIDTIVLSLRRCISGKGMNDEPLIEILGDSLEISLSQTDSEMLINLSLLDFTVFDKVQKSKIAEFEKMMSSSIEKEKGQKLLSMKLARKRRTVLLKGENVDVFDQDIDMQIATVKVVVTRMTLLDVLTFSMNTFADPNAPPVPADELIHNSEEDDAAAPQKLNLSIKLESIVVIFNDDGFKLATATLETAQINMNILPESMDIEGRLGSITVLDNMSSLQANDLQEQKLIHMNGDNLAELSYKTYDVHVEDRPSELVFKTGALTINFVESSFNRLVEYFDQFLKMKAIYDGARMAALNEDTQLPVKLKFDILIKAPTVYFPVQQDNRFVANFGELYAKNDYKGANMKNCITAGIRNVSFASYIKFSNVVQNLNIVDNLDLTFDVEWTENYIKDVPTFVVQGKVPELKVDLTDMQIRLLNELSNSITYAFSVETQEESLEEVKESAKYANRALEENTQKSSARSGGKLTTQKDVQDLVTQQSAQKNPAVASSLSVDNETPPPDHKMVDLRFEVPLVALTLYQKTEDKTSVEDLKLSQFSLNRIAVVFQQNQNSQFDANLKVGSFVVQDVRKFTDSKFDTIIPAADGVKDQFVLTANSTGLSESKNITVILNVENPKVILALDYIFDLQSFIESSTHLEAPKKLPNKPRRSIVSLSQQSTTKMQSISKSESKSQETLDDENKQKGAAAAAAAASATTNIWFSVNVNRPSIYLLADDTRSTTEALVFKIEQLSVSKQNVISVASSNIGLYLTRMDDPKNSRYRLIDDFSVSFAADDKDSTDTVVSNNIQASIEPIVVRVSLRDIRLGLAIVQRANDMFAKYQSPARDGVESAQDTLKRRLSSISSTFSEDANNNGDDEDNKSITNAFVQTGSSSDLSETMYVSFGGLRFVLIGDVSELPVVDVSLKAFDLRALNWSTDLNAEVHLETHINIFNYANSCWQPLLEPWPVAILASRAQNGSNPKLLVEVVSRKLAEITVTSRTVALLSQIQSLLSTDEELKPRGQDYPFVIFNDTGYDLKIWTSGQKNDSETTLVYGESKPWAFEDWRTIRENLDADSTSALGISFLGKKTNASSTSTNATLSSSEPAPAFEPIESLHVGCVGEEIYVLDPPIDDVHSRLLVNIKLRDDNVKIITLRSTMLIENDADVPISIDIFADNKSTLQINSKESRSVPIDSVYDGKLRVKPVLHTEYGWSNEIIHWRDIMKRQLPLKCPPVSQNETNYFFQGEAIFDKDEPLAKVYPHLNLVISAPLEIENLLPYDFKYRLYDKNSRREWTGSVKKGVKSYVHVVSLKNLLLLSVEPDLSPGFGRSEFAIINGPKASEFSRESSLTIHGKNNLKLKIHYPRKHADSTSLKVTIYSPYVILNRSSLDLAVSDRGNVFEVPGKNIKGQELMPVMFSFDRGDDRGNRAMLKTRESSWSPPISFDAIGQSNQLKLQKRGEQTEISLGVTIMEGEGKYNLTKTVTIAPRYVFINRIANSLVISEEDSETSSIATTNELLPLYGFRSSSQTNVVLKFEESSKWTQPFCINDVGQLFVKIQDKNSRQSLLKVTMLLENATMFIQIEDANNQWPYSIKNYTNEEFYIYQNNPNINANGEVVRKNRTFKPIYYRIPPKSVMPYAYDFPNAIVKELIVRSRGRERAVNLSEIGNLRPFRLPPGDFNEQQQQQQQQQQQQQQQQQQQVVDLSVRADGPTQSLVISPYDPSKSLYRIASGNNSSSSSSSLAKNQGFEAVDVEDNYGIQVVTKFDGVGISLINTNDKELSYITIKGVEFRYNESNIYQNFSVKLRWIQIDNQLYGSIFPIVLYPSVVPKTGKELNEHPAFSASICRVKDDSYGVFYVKYATILLQELTFDLGEDFLYALLDFAKFPGASWNKLPVDQLCDNNLDIPEPQNLNNTSDIYFEALHLQPIQANISFVRTDSVEAEDKTSAQNIIMFCFNVLTMAMGNVSDAPIKLNALFIENIRVPTPILLDSIQTHYKQAFFYQLHNVVGSADFLGNPVGLFNLLSSGVVDIFYEPYQGFILNDRPQELGIGLAKGGLSFVKKTVFGVSDSFSKITGSLAKGLSVATMDSRFQERRRIQLKRNRANYFAGGANSLFESITSGIGGIAVDPLEGAAKDGAVGFFKGLGRGVIGLPTKTAIGVFDFASNLSEGIRNTTTVFDGETLDRARLPRYINTNGAIKPYSEKEAQGQFWLYSINGGEFYNETYLAHVILPGGDMAVITSYRKIILFDIKTLASKWVIKFDQIKSISVEPTGLTIDLKNRRGPFIPIPDRQNRSFLYQKIGVAVKEYNKHCRVVL, via the coding sequence TTGAATAGGTTTTTGGGCTCATACCTCGAGAATTTTGATCCAAAACAACTAAATATTGGAATATGGGGTGGTGATGTCAAATTGACTGATCTTCGCTTGAAGAAGGAGAGTCTCGATAAGTTTAAATTGCCAATTGATGTTAAATTTGGTCACCTCGGAGTATTGACTTTGCAAATTCCATGGTCGAACTTGAAGGGAAAACCAGTGCAAATTGTTATTGAAGATTTGTATTTGCTTGCCTCCCCAATTGTTCTTAGTGACTACAACGAAGAGGAAGAGCAGAAAAGGCAGCAAGCAGTTAAAGAGagcaaattgaaagaagtaGAGGAAATTTTGGAAGCTAAATCAGAAGATCTTGGAAAGGACTTGGCAAATGAAACATTTGCAGAGTCTTTAGTAACAAAGATTATCGATAACTTACAAGTTACCATAAAGAATATTCATATTAGATATGAAGATGAATCGGTCTTAACTGAACAGCCATACACATTTGGAGCCTCTTTGAAAGAGTTATCGGCCGTATCTACGAATGAGGATTGGGAACCTTCATTCATTTCAATCACGCAAGCATTTACGAGAAAGCTTTTAAAGTTGAATAGTCTCTCTCTTTACATGGATACACAAACCCCAGAGCTTTTTTCACATTCGAGCAGAGAACAAATATTGAATGATTTCAAGCTGCTTGAGCCAAGTGAAGAATATCTTTTAAAACCAGTTACCGGTTCTGGTAAAGTCACCATTCACAAGTCTGGAACAACCAACACAGTTCCTCATATAGAATCACACTTGGCTTTTGAGGAATTTGGAGTTGAACTAAATTCCAAACAGTACAATGACATTTTGTCCACGGCATCCCAGTTCCAGTGGATTACAAAGACTGCAAAATTTAGGAAATTCAGACCAAAAACTTCACCGAGCGAAGATCCCAAAGAATGGTTCAGATATGCAGCAAAATGCGTGCTTAATGAAATACacgaaaaaaattacaaatggAGTTGGGATTACATCAAGAAACGTCGCGATCAGAGAATTTCATATATTAAACTTTGGAAACTCAAATTACTAAGAACTATATCAGAGCTGGATCTCAAAGAATTGAAGCAACTTGAGTGGGATTTACCCTTGGCAGATATCAAATTATACCGTGCATTGGCAAGAACAGAGCttcgaaaagaaaacaagactGCTAGATTATATGATACTGAAACttcaaagaaagaagagcaaaGTAAAGGGTGGTTTGGAGGATGGTGGGGAGGAGGTGCGAAcagaaataataataataataacaacaacaatagcagTTACAGGGGAAATCAGGAGacagagaaggaaaaagaacaaacatATAATGCCGATGGAGAGCATACAGATTTGCTGCTCACCGAAGATCAAAAGAAGGCACTCTATGACACCATTGATTACGACGAGAATGCGACGACCGCAACAATTGAATTGCCAGACAATTATGTCACAATGAAAGTAAACGCTTCGCTTAAGAAAGGTGGGTTCGttttaaaagaaagcaaTGGCGCAAATTTGGCGGAAGTGATTTTCGAAGGTTGTAGCACACAATATCTTCAAAGACCAAATTCATTTGTAGCCGGTTTCCAAATGCAAGAGTTTAGAATCGAGGATGGAACGAACATGAGCATTTATAAGCATGTAGTGAGTGTGAAAGAAGCTACTGGAGATGACACTAATGCAACCAAAACTCCATTTTTTCAAGTAATGTTTGAGCAAAATCCACTTGACCACAAAGCAGACTCGAGTCTTTCAGCGCAGTTAAAATCAATGACCATTTTCTACAGTCCCAAATTTGTCGAGAAAGTAAtcagtttcttttctccacCAACCACACATTTTGATACTGTGGGTGCCATCATGAATGCAGCAGAAGAGTCCATTGAAAGTATTACAGCAAACACGAGAATGGGATTGGAATATGCGATTGACGAGCACAAGACAATTAATTTGATGATGGATCTTCAGGCACCACTTCTAATAATGCCCTTAGATCCCGCAAGTTTCAAGTCACCTGTTGCGATTTTGGATGCCGGTCACGTTAGCATTGTGAGCAATTTTGCAGAAAGATCAAAGATTCAGGAATATAAAGATAAACTGTCTTATACTGCGGCGGACTGGAAGGAAGTTGGCAATCTACTTTATGATAGGTTTGATCTTCATCTTAGTGACATTGAATTTTATGTGGGACACACAATAAAATCCACAATGGAGCAATTGTATGCGACAGAGGACGCACGCCCAGCAAGAGTTTTAActaatttgaatttgaatttgggTCTAGGTGTTTCTATCTTGCCAGATGCATTAAACCTTGCAAAGTTTAAACTTGAGGGTAATATCCCCAAATTAGCAGTCAACTTGAATGACTTCCAATACAAAACTTTGATGCAAATTGTCGATAAAGCAATACCTCAAAGTGTTGCAAGTGATGCTGATAAAGAAAGTGTTTTCAAAGCCTATGGTGGCGAGCaggatgaaaaagaatttgaatttgagaaaATTCACAACGGTAACAATCGAAAAGATGTCACCACAAATGCAGAtcaaaaagtatttgagTCAAATCTTTCCATAGACACAATTGTACTATCGCTTAGGAGATGCATCAGCGGGAAAGGCATGAATGACGAGCCACTTATTGAGATATTGGGTGATTCATTGGaaatttctctttctcaaaCTGATCTGGAAATGCTCATTAATTTAAGTCTTTTGGACTTTACTGTTTTTGACAAAGTTCAAAAATCTAAAATTgcagaatttgaaaaaatgatGTCCTCCagtattgaaaaagaaaaaggacaaaaaTTGCTTTCAATGAAATTGGCACGTAAACGTCGAACTGTGCTTTTAAAAGGTGAGAATGTTGACGTTTTTGATCAAGATATTGACATGCAAATAGCTACTGTGAAGGTTGTTGTTACACGAATGACACTTTTGGACGTGTTGACATTCTCGATGAACACTTTTGCTGATCCTAATGCACCTCCTGTTCCTGCAGATGAATTGATTCACAATAGTGAAGAGGACGACGCAGCAGCACCtcaaaaattaaacttGAGCATCAAGTTGGAGAGTATTGTTGTAATTTTCAATGACGATGGCTTCAAATTGGCAACAGCAACTTTAGAGACCGCACAGATTAATATGAACATTTTACCGGAGTCAATGGATATCGAAGGACGCTTGGGCTCCATAACGGTGCTTGATAACATGTCTAGTTTGCAGGCTAATGATTtgcaagaacaaaaattgattcATATGAACGGTGATAATTTAGCTGAACTTTCATATAAAACGTATGATGTACATGTCGAAGACCGACCTTCGGAATTGGTATTCAAAACCGGTGCATTAACAATAAACTTTGTGGAAAGCTCATTCAATAGACTTGTCGAATATTTTGaccaatttttgaaaatgaaggCCATCTACGATGGCGCACGTATGGCAGCGTTGAATGAAGATACTCAATTACCGGTGAAATTAAAGTTTGATATTTTGATAAAGGCACCAACAGTGTATTTCCCTGTGCAACAAGATAACAGAtttgttgcaaattttGGAGAGTTGTATGCAAAGAACGATTACAAAGGCGCGAATATGAAAAATTGCATCACCGCGGGTATTCGCAATGTGAGCTTTGCGTCCTACATTAAATTTTCCAATGTGGTGCAAAACTTGAATATTGTCGATAATTTGGATTTGACATTTGACGTCGAATGGACTGAGAATTACATCAAAGATGTTCCGACATTTGTGGTGCAGGGTAAGGTGCCAGAGTTGAAAGTTGATTTGACAGATATGCAAATTAGACTTTTGAATGAATTGTCAAATTCAATAACCTATGCTTTCTCGGTGGAAACACAAGAAGAGAGCTTAGAAGAGGTGAAGGAAAGCGCAAAGTATGCAAACAGAGCTTTGGAGGAGAATACACAAAAGTCGAGTGCAAGGTCAGGAGGTAAACTAACTACTCAAAAAGATGTGCAAGATTTAGTCACTCAGCAAAGTGCTCAAAAAAACCCAGCTGTTGCTTCAAGTCTACTGGTTGACAATGAAACTCCACCGCCCGATCACAAAATGGTGGATCTAAGATTCGAGGTTCCTCTTGTTGCTCTTACTTTGTATCAAAAAACCGAGGACAAAACAAGTGTTGAGGATTTAAAGTTGTCgcaattttctttaaacAGAATAGCCGTTGTTTTCCAGCAAAACCAGAACTCACAGTTTGATGCTAACCTAAAGGTTGGATCATTTGTGGTGCAAGATGTGCGAAAATTCACAGACAGCAAGTTTGATACAATAATCCCGGCTGCTGACGGAGTAAAAGATCAGTTTGTTTTGACGGCAAATTCTACTGGACTTTCAGAACTGAAGAATATTACCGTGATTTTGAATGTTGAAAATCCAAAGGTGATCTTGGCACTAGATTACATATTTGATCTCCAATCTTTTATTGAGAGCTCAACACATTTAGAAGCTCCCAAAAAATTGCCAAATAAGCCAAGACGATCTATTGTCCTGCTTTCTCAACAAtcaacaaccaaaatgcAACTGATACTGAAACTGGAACTGAAACTGCAAGAAACACTAGATGATgagaataaacaaaaaggtgctgctgctgctgctgctgctgcatcCGCCACTACTAATATTTGGTTCTCTGTGAATGTCAACCGACCATCGATTTATCTTCTTGCTGATGATACAAGAAGTACAACAGAAGCCCTAGTGTTTAAAATTGAACAACTTCTGGTTTCTAAGCAAAACGTTATATCCGTTGCTTCAAGCAATATTGGTTTATATCTCACCCGTATGGATGATCCGAAAAACTCTCGTTATAGACTTATTGATGACTTTTCAGTTTCATTTGCTGCTGATGACAAGGATTCTACAGACACAGTTGTCTCCAATAATATTCAAGCCTCAATCGAACCGATTGTTGTGAGGGTGTCTTTGCGAGACATACGTTTGGGGCTTGCAATTGTACAAAGAGCAAATGATATGTTTGCCAAGTACCAGTCACCTGCTCGAGATGGCGTAGAATCTGCACAGGACACGTTGAAACGAAGACTTTCAAGCATAAGCTCTACATTTTCTGAGGATGCAAATAATAATGGAGATGACGAAGACAACAAAAGCATTACCAATGCTTTTGTACAAACCGGTTCATCATCAGATCTAAGTGAAACAATGTATGTAAGTTTTGGTGGATTGCGGTTTGTGCTCATTGGTGATGTTTCTGAGTTGCCGGTTGTTGATGTTAGCTTGAAAGCGTTTGATTTGAGAGCTCTTAACTGGTCCACGGATTTGAATGCCGAGGTTCACTTGGAGACGCATATcaatattttcaattaCGCTAATTCATGCTGGCAGCCTCTTTTAGAGCCGTGGCCGGTAGCTATTTTAGCATCCAGAGCACAAAATGGATCAAATCCAAAACTATTAGTTGAAGTTGTATCGAGAAAACTTGCTGAAATTACCGTAACTTCTCGAACTGttgctttgctttctcAAATCCAGTCTCTTTTAAGCACTGATGAAGAGTTGAAACCGCGCGGACAAGATTATCCATTTGTGATATTTAACGATACTGGATatgatttaaaaatttggaCAAGTGGTCAAAAGAATGATAGTGAAACTACGCTTGTCTATGGAGAAAGCAAGCCCTGGGCTTTTGAAGATTGGAGAACCATTCGTGAGAATTTGGATGCAGATAGCACAAGTGCTCTTggtatttcatttttgggaaagaaaacaaatgcTTCTAGTACTTCCACCAACGCCACTTTGTCCTCGTCCGAACCTGCCCCTGCATTTGAGCCAATTGAGTCGTTACATGTTGGATGTGTTGGTGAGGAGATTTATGTTTTAGATCCTCCAATTGATGACGTCCACAGTAGATTATTGGTAAATATAAAACTCCGCGATGATAACGTCAAGATCATTACACTAAGATCGACGATgttgattgaaaatgatgCTGATGTACCGATATCGATCGATATTTTTGCTGACAATAAATCCACTCTTCAAATTAATTCGAAGGAGTCAAGATCAGTGCCAATAGATTCAGTGTATGATGGAAAGCTCAGAGTGAAACCTGTTTTGCATACTGAATATGGTTGGTCTAACGAAATCATTCATTGGAGAGATATAATGAAGCGGCAATTGCCATTGAAATGCCCTCCAGTGTCccaaaatgaaacaaattattttttccaaGGCGAAGCCATATTCGACAAAGACGAGCCATTGGCTAAAGTCTATCCGCACTTAAACTTGGTCATTTCTGCACCattggaaattgaaaatttatTACCATATGATTTCAAATATAGATTGTACGACAAAAACTCAAGAAGAGAATGGACTGGTCTGGTTAAAAAAGGTGTCAAGAGTTATGTCCATGTTGTTAGTTTGAAGAATCTTTTACTTCTTAGTGTTGAGCCTGATTTGCTGCCAGGATTCGGAAGGTCAGAGTTTGCAATCATAAATGGTCCAAAAGCTAGCGAGTTCTCTCGTGAACTGAGCTTGACGATACATGGAAAGAACAATTTGAAACTCAAGATCCATTATCCCAGAAAGCATGCTGATAGCACCAGTTTGAAAGTCACTATTTACAGTCCTTATGTCATATTGAATAGGTCAAGTTTGGATCTTGCAGTTAGTGACAGAGGCAATGTTTTTGAAGTGCCAGGTAAAAATATCAAGGGCCAAGAACTTATGCCAGtgatgttttcttttgatcGTGGTGACGATAGAGGTAACAGAGCTATGTTGAAAACTCGCGAGTCTTCTTGGTCACCTCCAATAAGTTTTGATGCCATTGGCCAACTGAATCAGTTAAAGTTACAAAAGCGTGGCGAGCAAACTGAAATAAGTTTGGGAGTTACGATTATGGAAGGTGAAGGGAAATATAATTTGACTAAAACAGTGACCATTGCTCCTAGGTATGTTTTCATAAATCGGATTGCGAATAGTTTGGTCATTTCCGAAGAGGATTCAGAGACATCATCAATAGCTACAACTAACGAGCTATTGCCCTTATATGGTTTCCGCTCCTCAAGCCAAACCAATgttgttttgaaatttgaagAGAGCAGCAAATGGACTCAGCCATTTTGCATCAATGATGTTGGCCAACTATTTGTTAAGATACAAGATAAAAATCTGAGACAATCGCTTTTGAAAGTAACGATGCTTTTAGAAAATGCCACGATGTTTATCCAAATTGAGGATGCAAATAACCAATGGCCATATTCTATCAAAAATTATACCAACGAGGAATTTTACATCTATCAGAATAATCCGAATATCAATGCCAATGGTGAAGTGGTGCGCAAGAATCGTACTTTTAAGCCAATCTATTATCGAATCCCACCAAAAAGTGTCATGCCATATGCGTACGATTTTCCAAACGCTATAGTCAAAGAATTGATTGTTAGATCACGTGGAAGGGAGAGAGCAGTCAATTTGTCTGAGATTGGGAATTTGCGGCCATTTAGATTACCACCTGGTGATTTTAAcgagcaacaacaacaacaacaacaacaacaacaacaacaacaacaacaacaacaacaacaagtggTAGACCTCAGTGTTCGTGCTGATGGCCCAACCCAGAGTTTGGTCATATCGCCGTATGACCCTTCAAAGAGTTTATACCGCATTGCGTCTGGTAATAACTCACTGCTGTCGTCTTCGTCATTGGCTAAAAACCAAGGATTTGAGGCTGTGGATGTTGAGGACAATTATGGAATTCAAGTTGTCACAAAATTTGATGGTGTTGGAATATCTTTGATCAATACTAACGACAAGGAATTGAGCTACATCACTATCAAGGGTGTTGAGTTCCGCTATAATGAGTCCAACATTTATCAAAATTTTAGTGTCAAGCTTAGATGGATTCAAATAGATAATCAACTTTATGGCAGCATATTTCCTATAGTCTTGTACCCATCTGTTGTGCCAAAGACTGGTAAAGAATTGAATGAGCATCCGGCATTTTCTGCATCCATTTGTAGAGTCAAGGATGACTCATATGGTGTTTTTTACGTCAAGTATGCGACAATCTTGCTTCAAGAATTAACCTTTGACCTAGGTGAAGACTTTTTGTATGCATTACTCGACTTTGCAAAATTCCCTGGTGCTTCTTGGAACAAACTTCCAGTGGACCAATTGTGCGATAATAACCTAGACATCCCTGAGCCACAAAACCTAAATAACACAAGTGATATCTACTTTGAGGCCTTGCATTTGCAACCAATTCAAGCGAATATATCCTTTGTACGAACTGATTCTGTTGAAGCTGAAGACAAGACTTCGGCTCAGAATATAATCATGTTCTGTTTCAACGTCTTGACTATGGCTATGGGCAATGTTTCTGATGCCCCAATAAAATTGAATGCTTTATTTATTGAAAATATTAGAGTTCCCACTCCAATTTTGTTGGACTCCATCCAGACTCATTACAAACAAGCATTCTTTTATCAACTTCATAATGTTGTTGGTTCAGCGGACTTTTTGGGTAACCCTGTTGGTTTATTCAATTTACTTTCGCTGGGAGTAGTTGATATTTTTTATGAACCATATCAAGGTTTCATTTTGAACGATAGGCCACAAGAATTGGGTATTGGACTTGCCAAAGGAGGATTGAGCTTTGTTAAGAAAACAGTGTTTGGGGTTTCTGATTCATTTTCTAAGATTACGGGCTCTCTTGCTAAAGGGTTATCTGTTGCCACAATGGACTCTAGATTCCAAGAGCGTAGGAGAATACAACTCAAGCGTAATAGAGCAAACTATTTTGCAGGTGGCGCCAACTCGCTTTTTGAATCAATTACTTCTGGAATTGGTGGTATAGCAGTGGATCCATTGGAAGGAGCTGCTAAAGATGGTGCAGttggtttttttaaagGATTAGGCAGAGGTGTCATTGGATTACCTACAAAGACCGCAATCGGTGTATTTGACTTTGCTTCAAATTTGAGTGAAGGAATAAGAAACACCACTACTGTTTTTGATGGTGAAACTTTAGATAGGGCAAGGCTTCCAAGGTACATTAATACCAATGGAGCTATAAAACCGTATTCCGAAAAAGAAGCACAAGGTCAATTTTGGTTATACAGTATAAATGGCGGAGAGTTTTACAATGAGACGTACTTGGCACATGTTATTTTACCTGGGGGAGATATGGCTGTGATCACATCATACAGAAAAATTATTCTATTTGATATCAAGACGCTCGCATCAAAATGGGTCATTAAGTTTGACCAAATCAAGTCGATATCAGTAGAACCAACAGGTCTCACTATCGACCTCAAGAATAGGAGAGGACCATTTATCCCCATACCCGATCGTCAGAATCGTTCCTTTTTGTATCAAAAAATTGGAGTGGCTGTGAAGGAATATAACAAGCATTGTCGAGTGGTGCTATAG